A portion of the Mustela erminea isolate mMusErm1 chromosome 19, mMusErm1.Pri, whole genome shotgun sequence genome contains these proteins:
- the LOC116578741 gene encoding collagen alpha-1(I) chain-like, protein MGRGGRRALAGAGPGGETPLPALCLSALGRPSGTGRPPGFSRWIRGTRRPARAREPALEHRVCRGRVYPLTGGRSDTAWARRVLTPGPDPHPHPGGEHSGLCLRRRGLPRGGSSFCPLVGRAGAGQGSVPVDPLTLRDLRPCLCLRTLPPRLPGPPGAGACGSPWGLAGRAHVLSSVSRRHREGPWCMSRGGAWVPVCDCSSVGTQASCDLRLVGRAHNPGSALSPSSAAPPKSLLAAAAAPPPQRPRARPPEALCAPREPGSCRRGGVRSADGWCRHHAWPGGEAACARPVGTAVCWLGQGGGGSVGGPEVKDGGPRAGNGGPCGGDCQAGFGGAPGLLLLGSPACQPHSCSPEGLSSCPCSCRRGGFRPPPRCPQGARAARTPPAAGAAALCPAPPPLPDLPPPSGPPFRSGSPGGRGGVQVGSVGRPPASVSGVSRPGQARISRPPASPRHTSPALPGSWNHPASALGLVVARGPGHGVATPGGILGGEVSGDVVTPDTAAWCR, encoded by the exons ATGGGCCGTGGGGGCAGGCGGGCcctggccggggcggggccgggtgGGGAGactcccctgcctgccctctgtCTGTCCGCCCTCGGACGCCCTTCAGGAACAGGGAGGCCGCCTGGTTTTTCCAGGTGGATTAGGGGAACCCGGAGACCCGCCCGTGCCCGGGAGCCTGCCCTCGAGCATAGGGTGTGTAGGGGCCGGGTCTACCCGCTGACTGGTGGAAGGTCTGACACCGCCTGGGCCCGGAGGGTGCTGACCCCTGGCCCTGACCCACATCCCCACCCA gggggggaacacaGCGGCCTGTGCCTGAGGAGGCGTGGGTTGCCTCGGGGCGGCTCCAGTTTTTGTCCTctggtgggcagggctggggcggggcaggggtcAGTACCAGTCGACCCCTTAACACTTAGGGACTTAAGACCCTGTCTCTGCCTTAGAACCCTGCCCCCCAGGCTTCCTGGCCCCCCAGGAGCTGGTGCCTGCGGCTCTCCCTGGGGCCTGGCGGGGAGGGCCCATGTGCTCAGCTCCGTGAGCAGGCGGCACCGTGAGGGTCCCTGGTGTATGTCGCGGGGAGGGGCGTGGGTCCCCGTGTGTGACTGCTCGTCCGTCGGGACGCAGGCGTCCTGTGATCTTAGGCTTGTGGGGAGAGCTCACAACCCAGGCTCTGCCCTGTCCCCTTCCTCCGCTGCACCCCCCAAGAGCCTTCTTGCTGCGGCTGCGGCACCCCCTCCCCAGCGTCCCAGAGCACGTCCTCCCGAGGCCCTGTGCGCACCCCGGGAGCCAGGCTCCTGTCGGCGTGGGGGGGTGAGGTCTGCAGACGGCTGGTGTAGACACCACGCCTGGCCTGGAGGAGAGGCTGCGTGCGCCAGGCCCGTGGGGACGGCAGTTTGCTGGCTGGGCCAGGGTGGCGGGGGCAGCGTGGGAGGCCCAGAGGTGAAGGACGGTGGTCCCAGAGCTGGGAACGGGGGTCCCTGTGGAGGGGACTGTCAGGCTGGTTTTGGGGGGGCTCCAGGACTTCTGCTTTTGGGGTCCCCAGCCTGCCAGCCCCATTCCTGTTCCCCCGAGGGCCTGAGTTCTTGCCCCTGTTCCTGCAGGAGGGGTGGTTTCCGGCCCCCCCCGCGATGCCCACAAGGGGCGCGGGCTGCCAGGACCCCCCCAGCAGCCGGAGCCGCTGCTCTGTGCCctgcgccccctcccctgccGGACCTCCCCCCGCCCTCCGGGCCGCCCTTCAGGAGTGGATCTCCGGGGGGTCGCGGTGGAGTTCAGGTGGGCAGCGTGGGACGGCCCCCAGCGTCGGTGAGTGGGGTCAGCAGGCCAGGTCAGGCGCGGATTTCCcggcctcctgcctctccccgtCACACGTCACCGGCCCTGCCCGGGAGCTGGAACCACCCGGCCAGCGCTCTGGGCTTGGTGGTGGCTCGTGGTCCAGGACACGGTGTGGCCACCCCAGGAGGGATCTTGGGAGGAGAGGTCAGTGGGGACGTGGTGACGCCTGACACTGCCGCATGGTGTCGGTGA